The Paraburkholderia sp. SOS3 genome includes a region encoding these proteins:
- a CDS encoding serine hydrolase: MLSDLGDFDDYINAQVHQWNAPGIGVSIVKDEEVIFTRGYGYRDHANRLPFLSSTLFPIASNTKLFTAIAAGILVEKGALTFDQPIRDVVPSLRFYDKSLDAAVTLRDMLGHRTGVPRYDMILHRAEFSKKELFDRIRFMKPVAPFRTKLIYNNMMYEAVGHIIELLSGKSWDQFIRDEVLTPVGMPQTAFTIADMLAHPNHAVPFTERRDSEALWQTPYPELNWSSPAGSIVSSLDDMSRWVAMLMNNGMMAGKKVIPEQILRATLAPGLAFPDPLADVLGFQPEINSIYGMGRQTSSYRGHLLTSHGGDLRAFHSQVSYLPREKLGVVVFVIGDHCSMLRNAVGYNVYDRLLGLGESSSMEALREFHSKAKQNMRESRERVKPSAIPNTRPSHDLADYVGRYEHPAYGKLYISLKDSELEFRFRQTKLPLHHYHYDRFDTDDDEAEGAWSMSFLTSPLGDIDRVSLWLDATDAVFVRIPDAPSPSVLRQLTGTYQAAFGAKCTIKLRRDNQLMLHFPEAPAEVLTPFKELQFRNPKWPQRTFEFVMEDGRVSALRHWNSVAEFVLTRVENAESADTMEDEEPIAD; this comes from the coding sequence ATGCTAAGCGACCTGGGTGATTTCGACGATTACATAAACGCGCAGGTGCATCAATGGAATGCGCCCGGCATAGGCGTCAGTATTGTAAAAGACGAAGAAGTCATCTTCACGAGAGGCTATGGTTACCGTGACCATGCAAACAGACTGCCGTTTTTATCTTCAACTTTGTTTCCTATCGCGTCGAACACCAAATTATTTACAGCCATTGCAGCCGGCATTCTAGTCGAGAAGGGCGCGCTGACCTTCGACCAGCCGATTCGCGACGTCGTCCCGAGTTTGCGCTTTTACGACAAGTCGCTTGATGCCGCGGTGACACTACGCGATATGCTCGGCCATCGTACCGGCGTGCCCCGGTATGACATGATCCTGCATAGAGCCGAGTTCTCAAAAAAGGAACTATTCGACCGGATCCGATTCATGAAGCCTGTCGCTCCCTTCCGGACGAAGCTTATCTACAACAACATGATGTACGAGGCTGTGGGCCACATCATCGAGTTGCTAAGTGGCAAGTCGTGGGATCAATTCATCCGCGACGAGGTTTTGACTCCTGTGGGTATGCCCCAGACTGCTTTCACCATTGCCGACATGTTGGCTCATCCGAATCACGCGGTACCGTTCACAGAGAGGCGAGATAGCGAGGCGCTCTGGCAGACACCATATCCAGAGCTGAATTGGTCGAGTCCAGCGGGGAGCATCGTCTCTAGCCTCGATGATATGAGTCGCTGGGTGGCCATGTTGATGAACAACGGGATGATGGCTGGAAAGAAGGTCATTCCGGAGCAGATACTTCGGGCTACTTTGGCGCCGGGGCTCGCATTTCCGGACCCGCTTGCCGACGTCCTTGGTTTTCAGCCGGAGATCAATTCAATCTATGGGATGGGCCGGCAAACCTCTTCGTATCGGGGACATCTACTTACGAGTCACGGCGGCGATCTCCGCGCCTTCCATTCGCAGGTCTCGTATTTGCCACGCGAGAAATTGGGCGTAGTCGTGTTCGTGATCGGCGACCACTGCTCAATGCTGCGAAATGCCGTCGGCTATAACGTCTATGATCGCCTGCTTGGACTGGGCGAGTCGAGTTCGATGGAAGCCTTGCGCGAGTTCCATTCGAAAGCAAAGCAAAACATGCGTGAGTCGCGCGAACGGGTAAAACCAAGCGCCATTCCCAACACACGACCCTCACACGATCTCGCAGACTACGTCGGTCGCTACGAGCATCCTGCTTACGGGAAACTGTATATCTCGCTCAAGGATTCCGAGCTTGAGTTTCGCTTCCGCCAAACGAAGCTTCCATTGCATCATTACCACTATGACCGGTTCGATACCGACGATGACGAGGCAGAAGGCGCGTGGTCCATGTCGTTTTTGACCAGTCCACTCGGCGATATCGACCGCGTCAGTTTGTGGCTCGACGCGACGGATGCCGTGTTCGTCCGGATTCCGGATGCGCCTTCGCCGAGTGTGCTCAGGCAGCTTACCGGCACGTACCAGGCTGCTTTCGGCGCCAAGTGCACGATCAAGCTGCGGCGCGACAACCAACTCATGCTGCACTTTCCGGAGGCTCCCGCGGAAGTTCTAACTCCGTTCAAAGAACTTCAGTTTCGCAACCCGAAATGGCCACAAAGGACATTCGAGTTTGTGATGGAAGACGGGCGAGTGAGTGCATTGAGGCACTGGAACTCGGTCGCCGAGTTTGTTCTGACTCGGGTCGAGAATGCTGAATCCGCCGATACGATGGAGGACGAAGAGCCGATCGCCGATTAA